From Nonlabens sp. Ci31, the proteins below share one genomic window:
- a CDS encoding RNA polymerase sigma factor, which produces MSAQPDLLIARMKSGDQTAFTRVYDRYQEALHGVIYNIVKNRDVSEEILQDVFIKIWNNSESYDSQQGRFFTWALNISRNASIDYLRSKRHKDSLKNLSSDNFVDVLETSDDLDTATNAIYLKKWIEKLEPMCIKIIDVIFFKGFTFNDGAKELEMPSGTLKTRHRKCMMALRNMILN; this is translated from the coding sequence ATGAGTGCACAACCTGATTTACTAATTGCCAGAATGAAAAGTGGAGATCAAACCGCATTTACACGGGTTTATGATCGTTATCAAGAAGCTTTACACGGCGTCATTTATAATATTGTAAAAAATAGAGATGTTTCTGAAGAAATCCTGCAAGACGTATTTATCAAAATCTGGAATAATTCTGAATCCTATGACTCACAACAAGGACGTTTTTTTACCTGGGCCTTAAACATTTCGCGCAATGCGTCTATAGATTATCTAAGGTCTAAAAGACATAAAGACAGTTTAAAAAACCTAAGTAGTGATAATTTCGTAGATGTATTAGAAACTAGTGATGATTTAGATACCGCGACAAATGCTATTTACTTGAAAAAGTGGATAGAAAAACTAGAGCCGATGTGTATCAAAATTATCGATGTAATATTCTTTAAGGGTTTTACATTTAACGATGGTGCAAAAGAATTAGAAATGCCTTCTGGCACCTTGAAAACTAGACATAGAAAGTGTATGATGGCATTAAGAAATATGATATTAAACTAA
- a CDS encoding anti-sigma factor, with amino-acid sequence MDTQELINSGDLELYVCGALELERSIEITQALKNNIPLQLEVQIIEETYMKLAIGIAPTTNEVELFDKLQAIIGKDNSESNTSSWSNYIGWAAAVALLFGGGYLYTNNADLQENNTSLENQLVTAEQEKEILNTEVENTRQANNDYEEALAFIKKKNTAKVNLAGQKGFESSYATAFHNPVENVTYLDVAGLPAAPQGKSYQLWSLTLNPLMPTSLGVVENSNDLLRIENTNSSEAFGITLEEYGGAEGPNLEQLYTLGVIN; translated from the coding sequence ATGGATACTCAAGAATTAATAAATAGCGGCGATTTAGAACTCTATGTATGCGGAGCACTGGAACTGGAACGTTCCATTGAAATAACACAAGCACTTAAGAATAATATACCTCTTCAACTGGAAGTACAAATCATTGAAGAAACCTATATGAAACTCGCAATTGGAATTGCTCCTACTACTAATGAGGTAGAATTATTTGATAAACTACAAGCAATTATAGGTAAAGACAATTCAGAATCCAACACCAGCTCTTGGAGCAATTACATAGGTTGGGCGGCAGCAGTTGCACTTCTTTTCGGTGGCGGTTACCTCTATACAAACAATGCTGATCTTCAAGAAAACAACACTTCTCTAGAAAATCAACTAGTTACTGCAGAACAGGAGAAAGAAATTCTAAATACGGAAGTTGAAAATACACGACAGGCCAACAATGACTATGAGGAAGCACTTGCTTTTATCAAGAAAAAAAACACGGCTAAAGTAAACCTAGCTGGTCAGAAAGGATTTGAAAGCTCTTATGCTACTGCATTCCACAATCCGGTGGAAAATGTCACTTACTTAGATGTCGCGGGGCTTCCTGCTGCACCTCAAGGAAAGTCATATCAATTATGGTCATTGACATTGAATCCGCTGATGCCTACTAGTCTCGGTGTGGTAGAAAACAGCAATGATCTTTTAAGGATTGAAAATACCAACTCCTCAGAAGCTTTTGGTATTACACTGGAAGAATATGGAGGTGCTGAAGGTCCTAATTTAGAACAACTCTATACCTTAGGAGTGATTAATTAA
- a CDS encoding tetratricopeptide repeat protein, whose amino-acid sequence MKFLYAFLTLLVITSCKKQSGSNITSTPKIVTASADYNSYLDTNDSLPVVKLKREIDSLEAIIQVNPTGVLDLGRLAAKLNLLYDLKGDVSNLNRSVQMQEAVVANRYINPDNSKYNLAQAYIKQHKFKTADSLLQTFTRSPLARESQMVYFDIAMELGDYSRAENMLDQLTNSKDYNYLIRAAKWNDNKGDLKATIRLMEKAKTLADQSGNPSIQLWSNSNIADYYGHDGQIEKSYDHYLKTLELDPMNTYALKGIAWIVYSYEKNSEEALRILNKIKERHPLPDYDLAIAEVMEYQNFSNETEPLRMSFLNEVEKKAYGAMYNTYKVEQLLSGNKLEKKRALDTARAEVKNRSTPETQSLLSYALLKNGKPQEALINQQQYVIGKTYEPVAQLHTLEILIANGKREEALEYSKDLSGAAYELGPITIKSYNDMINEI is encoded by the coding sequence ATGAAATTCCTATATGCATTTTTGACACTACTTGTGATTACGTCTTGTAAGAAGCAGAGCGGTTCAAACATAACTTCTACACCTAAAATAGTAACAGCCTCAGCTGATTACAATTCTTATTTAGATACGAACGATTCATTACCCGTAGTAAAACTAAAAAGAGAAATAGATAGTCTAGAAGCTATTATTCAAGTAAACCCTACAGGAGTGTTGGATTTAGGTCGTTTAGCAGCTAAGCTCAACTTACTTTATGATCTTAAAGGAGATGTAAGTAATCTCAACAGATCAGTTCAAATGCAAGAAGCCGTAGTAGCAAATAGGTATATCAATCCTGATAATTCTAAATACAACCTTGCCCAAGCCTACATCAAACAACATAAATTCAAGACTGCAGATAGTTTGCTGCAAACTTTTACCAGAAGTCCACTCGCTAGAGAAAGTCAGATGGTATACTTTGACATTGCGATGGAATTGGGAGATTATTCAAGAGCCGAAAACATGTTGGATCAACTCACAAATAGCAAAGATTACAACTATTTGATCAGAGCAGCAAAATGGAATGATAATAAGGGCGACTTGAAGGCTACCATAAGACTAATGGAAAAAGCAAAAACCTTAGCAGATCAAAGTGGAAATCCATCCATACAACTATGGAGCAATTCTAATATTGCAGATTACTATGGCCACGATGGTCAGATTGAAAAATCCTATGATCATTACCTTAAAACTTTAGAATTAGATCCAATGAATACCTATGCCCTAAAAGGAATTGCATGGATTGTTTATTCTTATGAAAAAAATTCTGAAGAGGCTTTGCGTATTTTAAATAAAATAAAAGAGCGCCATCCTTTACCAGACTATGATCTAGCTATTGCAGAAGTGATGGAGTACCAAAACTTTTCCAATGAAACAGAACCTTTGCGTATGTCTTTTTTAAATGAAGTTGAAAAGAAAGCCTATGGAGCGATGTACAATACGTATAAAGTGGAACAACTGCTTTCTGGAAACAAATTGGAAAAAAAGAGAGCTTTAGATACTGCTAGAGCTGAAGTTAAAAACAGATCTACACCAGAGACTCAAAGTTTATTGAGCTACGCACTTCTCAAAAACGGAAAGCCACAAGAAGCACTCATCAACCAACAGCAGTATGTTATAGGCAAGACCTATGAACCGGTTGCACAATTGCACACGCTTGAAATTTTAATAGCAAATGGCAAAAGAGAAGAAGCTTTGGAGTACAGTAAAGATTTATCTGGTGCCGCCTATGAGCTGGGACCAATTACCATAAAGAGTTATAATGATATGATCAATGAAATTTAA
- a CDS encoding DUF4331 family protein: protein MKIFKYIMAVAVVATLTVSCSDDDNPVTGQPATTDFSGTFTTQDQMGRPGINTVLSGSDANKNNFNITTPANQIAAFSGEFNNTLGAYYAAYGASFENNILGLDQAQTTAVLSLDVLQVSPDAPTSYFTSTSSFLTGRTLEDDVIDVSLIVLFGGNTGARFDGNNGTPNLVSDNVSQEMGTSTSTFPYLTPAQF from the coding sequence ATGAAAATATTCAAATATATAATGGCAGTAGCCGTAGTTGCGACACTTACAGTAAGCTGTAGTGATGATGATAATCCAGTAACTGGACAGCCAGCAACAACAGATTTCTCAGGGACATTTACTACCCAAGATCAAATGGGACGTCCAGGGATCAACACAGTTCTTTCTGGTTCTGATGCCAATAAAAACAACTTTAATATTACTACTCCTGCAAATCAGATCGCTGCCTTTTCAGGGGAATTCAATAACACGCTAGGAGCATATTACGCAGCGTACGGAGCTAGTTTTGAAAATAATATTTTAGGATTGGATCAAGCGCAAACGACAGCAGTACTTTCTTTAGATGTACTACAAGTTTCACCAGATGCACCTACTTCATACTTTACTTCTACTAGCAGTTTCTTAACTGGTCGTACGTTAGAAGATGATGTAATTGATGTGTCCTTAATCGTTCTTTTCGGTGGTAACACTGGAGCTCGTTTTGATGGAAACAATGGAACACCTAACTTAGTATCTGATAATGTTTCTCAAGAAATGGGAACCAGCACGAGTACATTTCCATATTTAACACCAGCTCAGTTTTAA
- a CDS encoding DUF4331 family protein, translating into MKKIALWSTLAIAAIAGSLIAADHLDAPNVRNMNTDIADFFAFEGENSTSTTFIVSLPAGSAASNFDENVMIEINIDNTGADVPGAFPASVGVSEDLVIQALRQGDKMYFFGPYAPNSTTLSSTIDTNEAIGSVTIGSPGELLTGGIHAFAGQRQDAFFFDFQQFNTVAGTAPAEGFGSTGTNAFSGANVNAIVLEVPNVLLGTAPTHLADQFRAGLGAPVYGLPNSYNVWVETKRRN; encoded by the coding sequence ATGAAAAAAATTGCCCTTTGGTCCACACTTGCGATAGCAGCTATCGCCGGTTCTTTAATCGCGGCTGACCACCTCGACGCTCCCAATGTGAGAAACATGAACACTGATATTGCAGACTTTTTTGCTTTTGAAGGAGAAAATTCCACATCTACTACTTTTATTGTCTCTTTACCAGCAGGTAGCGCTGCGTCAAATTTTGACGAAAACGTGATGATAGAGATTAATATTGACAATACAGGTGCAGATGTACCTGGAGCTTTTCCTGCTTCTGTAGGAGTAAGTGAAGATTTAGTAATTCAAGCCTTAAGACAAGGAGATAAAATGTACTTTTTTGGACCTTATGCCCCAAATTCTACTACATTGAGCAGTACTATTGACACGAATGAAGCTATAGGTAGTGTTACTATAGGTTCACCAGGAGAATTATTAACTGGAGGGATACACGCTTTTGCGGGACAACGTCAAGATGCTTTCTTTTTTGATTTCCAACAATTCAATACAGTAGCAGGTACTGCACCAGCTGAGGGATTTGGATCTACAGGTACCAATGCTTTTTCAGGAGCAAATGTGAATGCGATCGTATTAGAAGTACCTAATGTGTTACTAGGAACAGCTCCTACACACCTTGCTGATCAATTCCGTGCAGGATTAGGCGCGCCAGTTTATGGCTTACCTAACTCTTATAATGTATGGGTAGAGACAAAAAGAAGAAACTAA
- a CDS encoding LytR/AlgR family response regulator transcription factor, protein MKAVIIEDEKPSARRLKRMLEVLNITPEVMLHSVQESVEYLLNHPAPDLIFLDIQLSDGLSFEIFDQVQVDSAIIFTTAYDEYALQAFKLNSIDYLLKPIDEEELKVAIDQFKLRFRESENTTNQGATINFEEIAKLLGNPIERNYKRRFTAKVGEHLKLFHTDGIQLFYSENKGTYLNLENGRNYLIDSKLESLIDELDPKQFFRISRQAIININAIDDMISYTNSRIQVKINSFKELDLIVSRERVKEFRIWLEK, encoded by the coding sequence ATGAAAGCTGTAATCATTGAGGATGAAAAGCCCTCTGCTAGGAGGTTAAAGCGCATGCTAGAAGTTTTAAATATTACCCCAGAGGTGATGTTGCATTCGGTGCAGGAGTCTGTAGAATACTTGTTAAATCATCCTGCACCAGACTTGATTTTCTTAGATATACAGTTGAGTGATGGCCTTTCTTTTGAAATTTTTGACCAGGTGCAAGTAGATAGTGCCATCATTTTTACCACAGCCTATGATGAGTATGCTCTCCAGGCTTTTAAGTTAAACAGCATTGACTACCTTTTAAAGCCTATTGATGAAGAGGAATTGAAAGTAGCAATAGATCAATTTAAGTTACGCTTTCGCGAAAGCGAGAACACTACCAACCAAGGTGCTACCATCAATTTTGAAGAGATAGCAAAATTACTGGGCAATCCCATAGAGCGCAATTATAAAAGGCGGTTTACAGCTAAAGTGGGAGAGCACCTCAAACTATTTCATACCGATGGGATACAGTTATTCTACTCAGAGAATAAAGGAACCTACTTAAATCTGGAAAATGGGAGAAATTATTTGATCGATTCAAAACTAGAATCACTGATTGATGAACTGGATCCAAAACAGTTTTTCCGTATCTCTAGACAAGCGATCATTAATATTAATGCTATTGATGATATGATTTCTTATACAAATTCAAGAATACAAGTAAAAATAAATTCTTTTAAAGAACTGGACTTAATCGTTAGCAGAGAGCGAGTTAAGGAGTTTAGAATATGGCTAGAGAAGTGA
- a CDS encoding 2TM domain-containing protein, whose translation MSTSETYQERYTRAKARVEQIRSFYNHLFVYIIVNTGIASLNYYQNEWEIVWFLFPLGGWGIGLIGHAIGTFSSNPFTGKDWEKRKIQELLEKEN comes from the coding sequence ATGAGCACTTCAGAAACATATCAGGAACGTTACACCAGAGCTAAGGCTAGAGTGGAACAAATAAGATCTTTTTACAACCACCTTTTTGTTTATATTATCGTAAACACAGGAATCGCATCGCTTAACTATTATCAAAATGAATGGGAAATTGTTTGGTTTCTATTTCCATTAGGTGGATGGGGAATAGGTCTTATAGGACATGCAATAGGTACTTTTAGCTCCAATCCATTTACAGGAAAAGATTGGGAAAAGCGCAAGATTCAAGAACTTCTAGAAAAAGAAAATTAA
- a CDS encoding histidine kinase codes for MFLKKIFKLIWVSALIALSISVINFVTTGSLNSWPDEIEAYLTNFVFSICITAVNFGFFDVLGRFYTWTENGMKRLLIGAIGSVVLTMITLFVVLFSLRVLYYGQPVEAFFEQQKLEWYLFGFTFTMFMSVIFHAFYFYKELQVRKVNEQKVIARSATAQFDALKNQLDPHFLFNSLNVLVSLIEENPKAATKFTTSLSKVYRYVLEQRNKELVSVDEELNFARAYVGLLKTRFEDSIQIDIPEKSHIIDAQVVPLSLQLLLENAVKHNIVSDNKPLKLRIYEEGNQLIVENNLQKKEVARSGSGVGLQNIASRYQLLTDRKMSIAEDRKHFKVQIPILTNTPEKVTSNNEDMTAVEDIKLVKAKERVKIIKDYYDDVVKTIGIILFLAAINYFSSDFPWAIFPAIGMSIGLLFKYRRVYEKNAFLGKGWEDRKIDKLLNDKNF; via the coding sequence ATGTTCCTTAAAAAGATTTTTAAACTTATATGGGTATCTGCTTTAATCGCTTTGTCGATTAGTGTTATCAACTTTGTGACCACGGGGAGTCTTAATTCATGGCCTGATGAGATAGAGGCTTACCTAACTAACTTTGTTTTTAGTATTTGCATAACAGCTGTAAACTTTGGTTTTTTTGACGTTTTAGGACGATTCTATACTTGGACTGAAAATGGAATGAAACGCCTGCTAATAGGAGCAATAGGAAGTGTAGTACTTACCATGATCACCCTTTTTGTGGTGCTATTTTCTTTAAGGGTATTGTATTATGGACAACCTGTTGAAGCGTTTTTTGAACAGCAAAAGTTAGAATGGTATTTATTTGGTTTCACATTTACCATGTTTATGTCTGTTATTTTTCATGCCTTTTATTTCTATAAAGAATTACAGGTAAGAAAAGTAAATGAGCAAAAAGTAATCGCCAGGTCTGCAACAGCTCAGTTTGACGCCTTAAAAAATCAGCTGGATCCACATTTTTTATTTAACAGTCTAAATGTGCTGGTTTCTTTGATTGAAGAGAACCCAAAAGCAGCTACTAAATTCACCACATCACTTTCTAAGGTATATAGGTATGTATTAGAACAACGCAATAAGGAATTGGTCTCTGTAGATGAAGAATTAAACTTTGCACGAGCTTATGTAGGATTGCTTAAAACACGTTTTGAAGACAGTATTCAAATCGACATCCCAGAAAAGAGCCATATTATAGACGCTCAGGTGGTACCCTTATCATTACAATTATTACTAGAAAATGCTGTAAAACACAATATAGTGAGTGATAACAAACCTTTAAAGCTTCGTATTTATGAAGAAGGGAATCAACTGATTGTTGAGAATAACTTACAGAAAAAAGAGGTTGCAAGAAGCGGTAGTGGAGTAGGACTTCAAAACATTGCTTCTCGTTATCAATTGCTCACCGACCGTAAAATGAGCATTGCCGAAGATCGTAAACATTTTAAAGTGCAAATTCCTATTTTAACTAACACTCCTGAAAAAGTAACCTCAAATAACGAAGATATGACCGCCGTGGAAGATATTAAATTGGTCAAAGCAAAAGAACGCGTAAAAATCATCAAGGATTATTATGATGATGTGGTAAAGACCATAGGGATCATTTTATTTCTAGCTGCTATCAATTATTTTTCTTCAGATTTTCCATGGGCGATTTTCCCAGCTATAGGAATGAGTATAGGTTTGTTGTTTAAATACCGGCGTGTTTATGAAAAGAACGCATTTTTAGGCAAGGGATGGGAAGACCGCAAGATTGATAAATTATTGAACGATAAAAACTTTTAA
- a CDS encoding zinc-dependent peptidase has product MIYFIIPLLAAILLYFLVFKKDAPKRVADQPHWHKPLVKYVYFYEKLNDKEQKVFRQRMAAFLKETYIDAVGFELEELDQILVAASAVIPVFRFKEWTYNNLSGVIIYPENFNENLGYADHHADRMIAGLVGTGRFEKQMILSRTALYHGFKNNTDKLHTGIHEFVHLLDKTDGQTNGLPEAFLDKSYILPWMNLMHQEMEAINNDKSDIRSYAATNQAEFFAVTSEYFFSRPQLMKRKHPEIYKMLELCFNPQLKKTV; this is encoded by the coding sequence ATGATCTACTTCATCATACCGTTGTTAGCTGCAATTCTTCTTTATTTTTTAGTTTTTAAAAAGGATGCTCCCAAAAGGGTTGCCGATCAGCCCCATTGGCATAAGCCATTAGTAAAATACGTTTATTTTTATGAAAAATTAAATGATAAAGAACAAAAGGTATTTCGTCAACGAATGGCTGCATTTCTAAAAGAAACTTATATAGATGCCGTAGGTTTTGAACTGGAAGAGTTAGACCAAATTCTAGTAGCCGCAAGTGCTGTGATACCGGTCTTTAGATTTAAAGAATGGACTTATAACAACCTAAGCGGCGTGATCATCTATCCTGAAAACTTTAATGAAAACCTGGGCTATGCAGACCATCACGCAGACCGCATGATAGCTGGCCTTGTGGGTACAGGACGTTTTGAAAAACAAATGATTCTTTCTAGAACAGCTTTATACCACGGTTTTAAAAATAATACTGATAAACTTCATACGGGTATTCATGAATTTGTTCACCTACTGGATAAAACAGATGGGCAGACTAATGGACTTCCAGAGGCTTTCCTTGATAAATCCTATATCCTACCATGGATGAATCTTATGCATCAAGAAATGGAAGCTATCAATAACGACAAGTCTGATATCAGGTCCTACGCTGCCACAAATCAAGCAGAATTCTTTGCTGTGACCTCAGAATACTTCTTTTCTAGACCTCAATTAATGAAAAGAAAGCATCCTGAAATATATAAAATGTTAGAGCTGTGTTTTAATCCGCAGCTTAAGAAAACCGTTTGA
- a CDS encoding S1/P1 nuclease: MRKFLLFLVVLCTTFHAYADDWGKTGHRTTGAIAEQYLTKKARKAIAKLLDGESLAFVSTYADEIKSDSLYRKYGPQHYVNIPFETDYEYHPKNERGDIIQAIDTCIATLKSETATKEEKAFQLRMLIHFIGDLHQPLHTGLSEDKGGNDFQVQWFRSGTNLHSVWDSKMIESYGMSYTELASNMPYLTRKQRKTMGSGTHRDWLEDSRIMVKDIYANTEKGADLSYRYMYEYFNKLRGQLQKGGVRLAALLNEVLG; the protein is encoded by the coding sequence ATGCGCAAATTCTTATTATTTCTTGTTGTATTATGCACCACGTTTCATGCCTATGCTGACGATTGGGGGAAAACAGGGCATAGAACTACCGGTGCCATTGCAGAGCAGTACCTGACTAAAAAAGCCAGAAAAGCCATTGCAAAATTACTCGATGGAGAATCACTTGCCTTTGTTTCAACTTATGCAGATGAGATTAAAAGTGATAGCCTATATAGAAAATATGGCCCACAACATTATGTGAATATTCCGTTTGAAACCGATTATGAATACCATCCTAAAAATGAACGTGGTGATATTATTCAGGCGATAGATACCTGTATTGCCACTCTAAAATCAGAGACCGCCACTAAAGAAGAAAAGGCTTTTCAATTGCGCATGTTGATTCATTTTATAGGAGACCTTCACCAGCCGCTACACACTGGATTAAGTGAGGATAAAGGGGGTAACGATTTTCAAGTGCAATGGTTTAGAAGTGGCACTAATTTACACAGTGTCTGGGACTCTAAAATGATAGAAAGCTACGGTATGTCTTATACTGAATTAGCTAGCAACATGCCTTACTTAACTAGAAAACAGCGTAAAACCATGGGAAGCGGTACTCATAGAGACTGGCTAGAAGACAGTCGCATAATGGTAAAAGACATCTATGCAAATACTGAAAAAGGAGCTGATTTAAGTTACCGGTATATGTATGAATACTTCAACAAGCTGCGTGGTCAATTACAAAAAGGTGGCGTACGTCTTGCTGCCTTATTGAATGAGGTGTTGGGATAG
- a CDS encoding DUF6503 family protein — MKKNILLLFAITTFLFSCTTNKPDARAIMDQAMKAHGTAIAAEGTLSFNFRGIDYSVERDNGNFAYERHLMIGADTILDRLDNKGFSRYRNAIQSPLADSLSTRYSASLNSVIYFAQLPYSLDGDAIKIKYIAQDTIKGIAYHELEVTFKEEGGGEDHEDKFMYWVNTQDYRIDYMAYSYCEEDCGYRFRESENRRNLNGVILQDYNNFKAQKGDPDLSKMDDLFEEGKLVKLSDIDLKLATFDSN, encoded by the coding sequence ATGAAAAAGAATATTTTACTACTCTTTGCGATCACCACTTTCCTTTTTTCTTGTACCACTAATAAGCCAGATGCACGTGCTATAATGGATCAGGCGATGAAAGCCCATGGTACCGCTATTGCTGCAGAGGGAACTTTGTCTTTTAACTTTAGAGGGATTGATTACTCCGTAGAACGCGACAATGGAAATTTTGCATACGAACGTCATTTGATGATAGGAGCAGACACGATCTTGGACCGTTTGGATAATAAGGGTTTTTCCCGTTACCGCAACGCTATTCAGTCACCACTCGCAGATTCTCTTTCTACACGTTACTCGGCAAGCTTAAATTCGGTGATCTATTTTGCCCAACTTCCTTATAGTTTGGATGGTGATGCCATCAAGATAAAATACATTGCTCAAGATACGATTAAAGGAATAGCCTATCATGAATTGGAAGTCACCTTTAAAGAAGAAGGCGGTGGTGAGGATCACGAAGATAAGTTTATGTATTGGGTAAATACACAAGATTATAGGATCGATTACATGGCTTATTCGTACTGTGAAGAAGATTGTGGTTACCGCTTTCGCGAAAGCGAGAACCGCAGAAACCTCAATGGTGTAATTCTACAAGATTACAACAACTTCAAAGCTCAAAAAGGAGATCCAGATCTTTCAAAAATGGATGATCTGTTTGAAGAAGGAAAACTTGTAAAATTGAGCGATATTGATTTGAAACTTGCAACGTTCGATAGCAACTAA
- the smpB gene encoding SsrA-binding protein SmpB has product MDFKNKIEIKNRKARFEYEILDKYTAGIVLAGTEIKAIRLGKASIAEGFCEFKNNELFIINMTVQEYSHATYFNHAPKAERKLLLNRKELKKLEKAVANSGNTIIPLKLFVNKKGLAKIDIALAKGKKLFDKRETMKDRDNKKRMDQIKKMHRT; this is encoded by the coding sequence ATGGATTTTAAGAATAAAATAGAAATCAAGAATCGCAAAGCGCGATTTGAATACGAGATTCTTGATAAATATACCGCTGGAATAGTACTCGCAGGAACGGAGATCAAAGCCATACGATTAGGTAAGGCCAGTATCGCTGAAGGCTTTTGCGAATTCAAGAACAATGAGCTGTTCATCATCAATATGACGGTACAGGAATATTCTCATGCTACCTATTTCAACCATGCTCCCAAAGCTGAGCGCAAGTTATTACTGAATCGCAAAGAACTAAAGAAGCTAGAAAAAGCAGTAGCTAACTCTGGTAACACCATTATTCCGTTAAAATTATTTGTCAACAAAAAAGGTCTTGCCAAAATAGATATTGCCCTAGCAAAAGGTAAAAAGTTATTTGATAAACGCGAGACGATGAAAGATCGAGATAATAAAAAACGTATGGATCAGATTAAAAAAATGCATCGCACATAG